In Thermorudis peleae, a genomic segment contains:
- a CDS encoding PASTA domain-containing protein: MPVFVGSTLAQAQQAAKVGNFQLNIQNVYDDVVPKGVIIKQDPPAGTELAKGSTVTVWVSQGPQFISFPKLDVQPYDQALRQLQSLGLNVNRVEEPSQTVPEGQVIRTDPPGPGQVPSGGTVTVYVSMGDKVKVPDVYKMPYQQAVQVLQSAGLVVGSVSPQTCTYIRTHGAPNFDCASFPNGGVVSGTLQWNTWVPRGARIDIAYYQATPSGQ; the protein is encoded by the coding sequence GTGCCCGTCTTCGTTGGCTCGACGCTGGCGCAGGCGCAGCAGGCGGCGAAGGTCGGGAACTTCCAGCTCAACATCCAGAACGTCTATGACGACGTTGTGCCGAAAGGCGTGATTATCAAGCAAGATCCACCAGCGGGCACCGAGCTTGCCAAAGGATCGACAGTCACAGTTTGGGTCAGTCAGGGGCCCCAGTTCATCTCCTTCCCCAAGCTCGACGTTCAGCCCTATGACCAGGCCCTGCGCCAACTGCAGAGCCTCGGCCTGAACGTCAACCGCGTGGAGGAACCAAGCCAGACTGTCCCCGAAGGGCAAGTCATCCGCACGGATCCGCCTGGGCCGGGGCAAGTCCCCAGCGGCGGCACAGTGACCGTCTATGTCAGCATGGGCGACAAGGTAAAGGTGCCGGACGTCTACAAGATGCCGTATCAGCAGGCGGTGCAAGTCTTGCAGAGTGCGGGACTGGTTGTTGGCTCGGTTTCACCGCAGACCTGCACCTACATTCGGACGCACGGCGCGCCAAACTTTGACTGCGCGTCCTTCCCCAACGGCGGCGTCGTCAGTGGCACGCTCCAGTGGAACACCTGGGTACCACGCGGAGCACGCATTGACATTGCCTACTACCAGGCTACACCATCGGGCCAGTAG
- a CDS encoding cysteine synthase family protein, with translation MQVTECIGRTPLVRLERIPQQHGVPADVQILGKAEWFNPGGSIKDRAALQIVKEAMEQGLLRPGMTLLDATSGNTGIAYAMIGAAWGFSVTLVVPESISEERRRILQAYGAQLLFSDPYEGTDGAIRLARELAAREPDRYFYADQYSNPANWRAHYNGTGVEIIEQTDGAVTHLVAGLGTTGTMMGTGRRLKEFNPAITLVGVQPDDAFHGLEGLKHLTTAIVPAIYDPSVIDRMEFVNTDEAFAMARQLAREEGLFVGPSAAAAVVAAFRVARELDHGVIVVILPDSGVKYLSTPLWQDGS, from the coding sequence ATGCAGGTCACCGAGTGCATCGGCCGGACGCCGCTCGTCCGGCTCGAGCGGATACCACAGCAGCATGGCGTGCCCGCAGACGTGCAGATCCTCGGCAAGGCGGAATGGTTCAACCCCGGTGGCTCAATCAAGGACCGTGCAGCCTTGCAAATCGTCAAGGAGGCGATGGAACAGGGGCTGCTGCGCCCTGGCATGACGTTGCTCGATGCGACGTCGGGCAATACGGGCATTGCCTATGCCATGATCGGTGCTGCCTGGGGCTTCTCCGTCACCTTAGTCGTGCCGGAGAGCATTAGCGAAGAGCGGCGGCGCATCCTGCAGGCCTACGGCGCCCAGTTGCTCTTCAGCGACCCCTATGAAGGCACCGACGGCGCCATTCGCCTGGCCCGCGAGCTGGCTGCGCGGGAGCCCGATCGCTACTTCTACGCCGACCAGTACAGCAATCCCGCCAACTGGCGTGCCCACTACAACGGCACCGGCGTCGAAATCATCGAACAAACCGACGGCGCCGTCACGCACCTCGTTGCCGGCTTAGGGACCACCGGCACGATGATGGGCACTGGCCGCCGCTTGAAGGAGTTCAACCCGGCGATCACCCTCGTCGGCGTCCAGCCCGATGACGCGTTCCACGGCCTTGAAGGCCTTAAGCATCTCACCACCGCCATCGTCCCAGCGATCTACGATCCCTCGGTGATCGACCGGATGGAGTTTGTGAACACCGATGAAGCCTTTGCCATGGCCCGCCAGCTGGCCCGTGAAGAGGGCCTCTTTGTCGGTCCGTCAGCAGCGGCGGCCGTCGTCGCGGCTTTCCGCGTTGCGCGCGAGCTCGATCATGGCGTCATTGTGGTGATTTTGCCGGACAGCGGCGTCAAGTACCTCAGTACGCCACTCTGGCAAGACGGGTCATAG
- a CDS encoding MBL fold metallo-hydrolase: MMAGQTLTVGPFQVTPLVDAEGGFFPLSVVFPHDTPRVAAFREAYPGSFADPETLYTFVRCYLVRTPTQLILVDGGIGPGPVPLFGNSRGQLLTALAAEGVTPNAIDLVYFTHLHPDHAGWAVGPDGRPTFPRARYVATRTDWETFQQPAVKEAMDALVAYLDQAVYPLARLGVLELVDGEAELAPGIRVWPTPGHTTGHASLLLQAEDTTAAILGDVYTHPAQVRHPDIAAAFDMDAATAQATRERVNAWAAETGAIVTVTHFPQPGGFGRIVREGEVFRWEPLPALR, encoded by the coding sequence ATGATGGCAGGGCAAACACTCACGGTTGGGCCGTTTCAGGTGACCCCACTCGTTGATGCTGAGGGCGGCTTCTTCCCGCTCTCCGTCGTCTTTCCCCACGACACGCCGCGTGTCGCCGCCTTCCGTGAGGCCTACCCCGGCTCGTTCGCCGATCCCGAGACGCTCTACACGTTTGTCCGCTGCTATCTTGTTCGGACGCCGACGCAGCTGATTCTGGTCGACGGTGGGATTGGGCCGGGGCCGGTGCCGCTGTTCGGCAACAGCCGTGGACAGTTGCTCACTGCGCTGGCGGCCGAGGGCGTCACGCCAAACGCCATTGACCTCGTCTACTTCACGCATCTCCACCCTGACCACGCCGGGTGGGCAGTCGGCCCTGACGGACGGCCGACGTTTCCGCGCGCCCGCTACGTCGCGACCCGGACAGACTGGGAGACGTTTCAGCAGCCAGCGGTCAAGGAGGCGATGGACGCTTTGGTCGCGTACCTCGATCAGGCGGTCTACCCGCTCGCGCGCCTGGGCGTACTGGAACTGGTCGACGGTGAGGCTGAGCTTGCACCTGGCATCCGCGTCTGGCCGACGCCTGGGCACACAACCGGTCATGCCAGCCTGCTGCTCCAGGCCGAGGACACGACGGCGGCGATCCTCGGCGATGTCTACACGCATCCCGCGCAGGTACGACATCCCGACATTGCCGCCGCCTTCGACATGGACGCCGCAACAGCGCAGGCAACGCGTGAACGCGTCAATGCGTGGGCCGCGGAGACCGGTGCAATCGTGACCGTCACACACTTCCCGCAGCCGGGCGGCTTCGGCCGGATCGTGCGCGAGGGCGAGGTGTTTCGCTGGGAGCCGTTGCCAGCGCTACGTTGA
- a CDS encoding ubiquitin-like small modifier protein 1 — translation MAVKVMIPAPLRQFTGGQSSVDVQATTVGDALAALDQHFPGLRDRLVEPDGRLRRFVSVFVNGKDVRTLQGLETPLQEGDEVGIVPAMAGGR, via the coding sequence ATGGCAGTCAAGGTCATGATCCCCGCACCACTGCGCCAGTTTACTGGCGGACAGTCTTCGGTTGACGTCCAGGCCACAACGGTTGGCGACGCGCTGGCTGCGCTCGACCAGCATTTCCCTGGTCTCCGTGATCGCCTGGTTGAGCCGGATGGCCGCCTGCGCCGCTTCGTCAGTGTCTTCGTGAATGGCAAGGACGTGCGGACGTTGCAGGGACTGGAGACGCCGTTGCAGGAGGGGGACGAGGTTGGCATCGTCCCGGCGATGGCTGGCGGACGATGA
- a CDS encoding SHOCT domain-containing protein, which yields MQRANSLGLAGILLIIIGVVLLSLPRFVVGHEPMLRFHGPLVPWYRVGPVWNWWFVLIVAGRFAVFLGVLVLIAWAIQRLTRPSQSQPSSQAIAILQERYARGELTREQYEQMLRDLRG from the coding sequence ATGCAACGCGCGAACTCGCTCGGCCTTGCTGGCATCCTGCTGATCATCATCGGGGTCGTGCTGCTCTCTCTGCCGCGTTTCGTCGTGGGGCATGAGCCGATGTTGCGATTCCACGGCCCGCTCGTGCCATGGTATCGCGTTGGGCCGGTCTGGAATTGGTGGTTCGTGCTGATCGTGGCAGGGCGGTTTGCCGTCTTCCTCGGTGTGCTCGTCCTGATCGCCTGGGCAATCCAGCGCCTGACGCGACCGAGCCAATCCCAGCCGTCATCGCAGGCCATTGCCATCCTGCAGGAACGCTATGCCCGCGGTGAGCTGACGCGTGAGCAGTATGAGCAGATGCTGCGTGACCTGCGCGGGTAG
- a CDS encoding DNA-3-methyladenine glycosylase family protein produces the protein MTAVPRVTFTLRPRAPFRLDATVWILRRRPENQLDRWDGTTYRRALLLPRAAAAGDGRSRPSEACPTTAPVMEQQPACWPVELAVRQVGSVDDPVLSVQLSGASPEAIPAATAWLTRTLGMDVDLEPFLALAARDPKLGPLVMQFRGARPTRYPSLFEALVNAIVCQQVTLSFGITLLNRFVQTFGVPVFYETAPPSGEPAPRAFPPPDRIAACAPEDFRPLSFSRQKGQAVVEAARAVLAGALDKLETLPDDQAIALLRTVRGIGRWSAEYVLLRGLGRTHIFPGDDVGARRNVQRWLDVEGTLDYDRLAALLAPWRSFAGFIYFSLLLRNLAERGLLTETAPIAEPFPDAEPASNH, from the coding sequence ATGACAGCGGTGCCTCGTGTGACCTTCACACTGCGCCCCCGTGCACCGTTTCGACTCGACGCAACGGTGTGGATCCTGCGCCGTCGGCCCGAGAACCAGCTTGATCGGTGGGACGGTACGACCTATCGCCGGGCGCTGCTGCTTCCACGCGCTGCCGCAGCAGGCGATGGCCGCTCCCGGCCGAGCGAGGCATGTCCCACGACAGCGCCGGTGATGGAACAGCAACCGGCATGCTGGCCCGTTGAGCTGGCGGTGCGGCAGGTCGGCTCGGTCGACGATCCGGTGTTGTCCGTCCAGCTCAGCGGCGCCAGCCCCGAGGCCATCCCGGCAGCGACGGCGTGGTTGACGCGCACGCTTGGCATGGATGTTGACCTCGAGCCGTTCTTGGCCCTCGCCGCGCGCGATCCGAAGCTCGGCCCGCTGGTGATGCAGTTCCGCGGCGCCAGGCCCACACGCTATCCCTCGCTTTTCGAGGCGCTGGTGAATGCAATTGTCTGCCAGCAGGTCACGCTGTCCTTCGGCATCACGCTGCTCAACCGGTTTGTGCAGACGTTCGGTGTGCCAGTTTTTTACGAAACAGCTCCCCCATCTGGCGAGCCAGCTCCCCGGGCGTTTCCGCCGCCGGATCGCATTGCAGCGTGCGCTCCCGAGGATTTTCGGCCGCTTTCGTTCAGCCGTCAGAAAGGGCAGGCCGTTGTCGAGGCAGCGCGTGCTGTGCTGGCAGGCGCGCTCGACAAGCTTGAGACGCTGCCCGACGACCAAGCTATCGCGCTCCTGCGTACGGTGCGAGGGATCGGCCGGTGGTCGGCTGAATACGTGCTGTTGCGCGGGCTTGGCCGCACGCACATCTTCCCCGGTGACGACGTCGGCGCGCGACGGAACGTGCAACGTTGGCTCGACGTCGAAGGCACGCTGGACTATGATCGCCTCGCTGCCTTGCTGGCGCCGTGGCGCTCCTTCGCTGGCTTCATCTATTTCTCCCTACTGCTCCGGAACCTGGCTGAGCGCGGACTCCTTACGGAAACGGCTCCGATCGCTGAACCGTTCCCCGATGCCGAGCCAGCGAGCAATCACTGA
- a CDS encoding DUF1848 family protein has product MGRCAQPCPDPLTHQDVAGGSPTSAADRTPVTSCPPRSTRRRARTALQARRPACRALTHVSLHPDDVLAIVWWSKNYAVYLRVADRLACYQRQHFHFTITPRRDDLRWIEPEVPPLDAVLAQARALVARFGPQALTWRYDPLLFWTEDGQPRSSWDPAFFEQGCRTLGSLGVRRCVTSIIDPYFKVVRRWQRCFPERPLRQPDPEEVAAIGTAMVEIASAWGIQMEACAEPALAAVPGFVAAACIDATVLAPECYAAPAQLALPLLPSIVHEPAASPAAATGDTAPSTHRRASPRQPSPLRRERRRNGCLQRRPTGSSRRVRPVAATATPTSATTSGKNAATAVCIVTPIRTIAALPLRKH; this is encoded by the coding sequence CTGGGTCGATGTGCCCAACCCTGTCCTGACCCCCTCACTCATCAAGACGTTGCGGGAGGAAGCCCCACAAGCGCTGCCGACCGCACACCGGTCACGTCATGCCCGCCGCGCTCAACTCGACGCCGCGCTCGAACAGCCCTCCAAGCACGACGCCCAGCTTGCCGTGCCCTCACCCACGTCTCGCTCCATCCCGACGATGTCCTCGCCATCGTCTGGTGGTCGAAGAACTACGCGGTCTATCTGCGCGTTGCCGACCGGTTGGCCTGCTACCAGCGCCAGCACTTCCACTTCACCATTACCCCGCGCCGTGACGACCTGCGCTGGATCGAGCCCGAAGTCCCGCCGCTCGATGCCGTCCTCGCCCAGGCTCGTGCCCTCGTCGCCCGCTTTGGTCCCCAGGCTCTCACCTGGCGCTACGACCCGCTGCTCTTCTGGACGGAGGACGGCCAGCCCCGCAGTTCGTGGGATCCCGCCTTCTTCGAACAGGGCTGCCGCACCCTCGGCTCGCTCGGTGTCCGCCGCTGCGTCACTAGCATCATCGATCCCTACTTCAAGGTCGTCAGGCGCTGGCAACGCTGTTTTCCCGAGCGTCCCCTGCGTCAGCCTGATCCGGAAGAAGTGGCGGCGATTGGCACCGCCATGGTTGAGATCGCCAGCGCGTGGGGCATTCAGATGGAAGCCTGTGCCGAGCCAGCCCTTGCCGCCGTGCCGGGGTTTGTGGCAGCAGCCTGTATTGACGCCACAGTCCTGGCGCCCGAGTGCTATGCCGCCCCTGCGCAGCTCGCGCTGCCGCTTCTCCCGTCCATCGTGCACGAACCGGCCGCCTCACCGGCCGCAGCGACAGGGGACACTGCCCCCAGCACGCACCGACGGGCCAGCCCTCGGCAGCCCAGCCCGTTGCGCAGGGAACGCAGAAGAAACGGATGCCTCCAGCGGCGACCGACCGGCAGTTCGCGACGCGTCAGGCCTGTGGCTGCCACCGCCACACCGACATCGGCGACTACGAGTGGCAAGAATGCGGCTACAGCTGTCTGTATTGTTACGCCAATCCGAACCATCGCCGCTTTACCGCTCCGTAAGCATTAG
- a CDS encoding enoyl-CoA hydratase/isomerase family protein, translating to MAEEPVLLQARDGDVVTLTLNRPQARNALSRALAEALRTAAEALAADHTVRAVLVRGVPPAFCAGADLRERLDLPPDALTAHTQAVRAAVEAVAQLPMPTIAVIAGPCLAGGLELALACDVRFASTTATFGLPEVRRGIFPAAGGIIRLPAVVGPSRAADLILSGRIIDAEEAFRIGLIDRLCPPEALEDAVASYLAELAQTAPLAVRAAKAALAAARPALSPEALATIDQLRAALDATEDYQEGLRAFRERRPPRFTGR from the coding sequence ATGGCTGAAGAGCCCGTGTTGCTACAGGCCCGCGATGGCGACGTCGTCACCCTCACGCTGAACCGCCCCCAGGCCCGAAACGCCCTCAGCCGCGCTCTCGCCGAGGCCCTCCGCACGGCCGCCGAGGCGTTGGCCGCCGACCACACAGTTCGGGCGGTGCTGGTGCGCGGCGTGCCGCCCGCGTTCTGCGCTGGCGCCGACCTGCGCGAACGCCTCGATCTCCCGCCCGACGCCCTCACCGCCCACACGCAGGCTGTCCGTGCCGCCGTCGAGGCTGTCGCACAGCTGCCGATGCCGACTATCGCCGTCATCGCTGGCCCGTGCCTGGCTGGCGGACTCGAACTTGCGCTGGCCTGCGACGTGCGCTTCGCCAGCACGACCGCGACGTTCGGCCTGCCGGAGGTTCGCCGCGGCATTTTCCCGGCTGCTGGCGGCATCATCCGCCTGCCGGCCGTTGTCGGGCCGTCGCGCGCGGCTGACCTGATCCTCAGCGGGCGCATCATCGACGCGGAGGAAGCCTTCCGTATCGGCCTCATCGATCGGCTCTGCCCGCCAGAGGCACTCGAGGACGCGGTTGCCAGCTACCTCGCCGAGCTTGCGCAGACCGCGCCGCTCGCTGTCCGCGCAGCGAAGGCCGCGCTCGCTGCTGCTCGCCCAGCCCTTTCGCCCGAGGCGCTGGCCACGATCGATCAGCTCCGCGCCGCTCTCGACGCGACTGAGGACTACCAGGAAGGGCTGCGGGCCTTCCGCGAGCGCCGTCCCCCGCGCTTCACCGGGCGCTAA
- a CDS encoding carboxymuconolactone decarboxylase family protein, with protein sequence MRYDYRAAAPGVVEAMRGLEREIAQSGLERPCLHLVKIRASQLNGCAFCLAMHIREACEDGERQERIDLLPAWREAPFYSARERAALAWTEAVTLLPQTGVPDDVYEQARAVFSPTELAYLTLAIVAINGWNRLNVSFCIPPEVEDVSAERGYHA encoded by the coding sequence ATGCGGTATGACTATCGCGCTGCTGCTCCTGGTGTGGTCGAGGCGATGCGCGGCCTTGAACGCGAAATCGCGCAAAGTGGCCTGGAGCGCCCCTGCCTCCATCTGGTGAAGATCCGCGCGTCGCAGCTCAATGGCTGCGCGTTCTGCCTGGCTATGCATATCCGCGAAGCATGTGAGGATGGTGAACGTCAGGAGCGAATCGACCTGCTGCCGGCCTGGCGCGAGGCCCCGTTCTACAGCGCACGTGAACGGGCGGCTCTCGCCTGGACTGAGGCCGTGACGCTCCTCCCCCAGACCGGCGTGCCCGATGATGTGTACGAGCAGGCTCGGGCCGTCTTCAGTCCTACGGAGCTCGCGTACCTGACCCTCGCGATCGTCGCGATCAATGGCTGGAACCGGCTGAATGTCAGTTTTTGCATCCCGCCTGAGGTCGAGGACGTGTCCGCTGAGCGAGGCTATCACGCATGA